The Fusarium poae strain DAOMC 252244 chromosome 2, whole genome shotgun sequence nucleotide sequence CTAATCTTTCAGATCTGGATAATTTCAAACTAGTAATCGGTAAACAATGAGCAACTTCGAAACTCCATCATCAGCTCTTCAAGCAAGCGCAGAGAAGTACCCCAATCGCGCTGTGCTGAAGATACCAAACCAATCACCTGAAGGATTAGTCTTCAAGGACGTCACTTTCACTCAGTTCAGAAAGGATGTTGAGTTATCTGCAAGATATTGGAAGAATCGGATTTCTCAAGTAGGAGCCAAGGACAGGGCGGTTGTTGGTGTCTGGTAAGCCTGTCACATCAATGTATTCTTCCTACAACTAACAATCATCAGGCTCAAAGGCTATTCTTACTCTGATGCAGTCCACATCTGGGGCCTGAGCTGGGCAGGCTACATCCCTCAGTTGATTTCCCTCCGGATGACTGACCCGACTGTCGTCTATGAGctactggaaactggccaggCAGTGGCTTTGGTCTATGAACCAGACTTTGAATTGATGCTTCAGAATGCACCCTTGCCAATCTTCCCTCGAGGTGATGACTGTCTGGAAGGGAGCCTAGAAGAGTTGTCCCCTGGGGCTCCTTGGCAACCTGCCAAGCCTGACGACGTACTGTTTATCTATCATACTTCTGGATCGACCTCAGGTATCCCAAAGCTTGTGCCAGACACGGCAAAATGGGTAGACCACATCATTCGAAAGTCTGGAACCTGGGAAGCCAGATGCAACATGTCCAGAGAACGTATGATTAGCTTGCAAATGTAAGTTCTAGTCCCGGATACCTTTGTATATGAATGCAGCTAATACGTCACTAGCGGGAGCTTCTGCCATATGGCCGCATCTTTCATCTTGTGGTTCGCGGTGAGAGAAGGCTCTTGTGTCATCTTACCAAGTGTATTTCCCCAGCCCATCTCCGAGATCAAGTATTTCCTCGATGAGCACGGTTTATCTAACCTATGTCTTTTCCCACCCTTCATGTCCGCTATCATCCGGCAGGCTCGAAAAGACCCATCCCTCCTTGCATCACTGAAGAAGGCAGATTGCGTGGGTTCTGGAGGGTTGGATCCAGACCCCGCAGACGTAGCCTGGGGACGAAGCCAGGGCCTTCACATGCCTAATATCCTTGGATCTACGGAGCTTGGTATGCCTATGCAATCTGACGCTCGGGAGAATACCGACTACCTACTGCTATTGTCCGGTAGTAAATATGAGTTTATTCCCATAGGAGACAGTCTGGAGTCAGGTGAGCCACTACTGGAGCTAGTGTGTCTTCCCGAGTCACCAGATTGTCCGGTTCCTAGTCTTTGCGCTACCGATGGCAAATTCTACTCGGGAGACTTGTTTATCGAGCCTTCACCTGGTAAGTACTTGTGTAAAGGTCGGAACGACAACTGGATCAAAATGAAGTCGGCCCTCCGATGTGACACCGCCTCTATCGAGTTCAATGTCATGGAGACTTGTGGCGACGATTTGGTCAATGCTGTTGTCGTGGTAGGTGTGGGACGACCCTGCCCGACTATCATGGTCGAGCCGAAGAGCAATTCAATCATGAACCCTAGGGAAGTTGATGACTCGGACTCAGtggagaagctgaagagggAAATATTGAAGAGGATCGAGCCATTTCACAAGAGGCGATATGAGCATGAAAGGGTGGGTGACACAAGGTACATCATCGTTGTTCCCCAAGGATCCCTGCCTCGGACTATCACTAAGGGAAATGTGCGCCGAAAAGAGGTTGAGAAAATGTATGTGTCAACTTTAGATACTTTATACGCGGTGTGATAACACTGAATTTACTTGGGTCTGGAAGGGTTGTCAGATGGAGGTACTAGAATAGCTTGTTTGGAGGAGGGGCCGTAACTGTCCCGCAATAGTTCTTGAGTAGGGGATTGACTCTCCCATGAGAAGAGAAAATGCTCTATCGTTCATTGAAATAAAGTCATTGGTCGCCTGGTACATTTAGTTAAGACGAAAATGGAAATACCTGCATATCTGTAGTTGCCACCAAAGATCAAGCGATCAAACTATTCCTGGCCAAGTCCCAAGATATGGATGATGGACTCCAGAGGCAGCTACGCAGCCATTACTAGATAGTTATGCAAAGAATGCTGTGGATATGCCAAGGATTCAAGATGTGATGGAGGAGTAATTGTCATTGTTATTGCAATGCAGACGACCGGCGACTTCATGTAAGAATGTGAGTGGGGTCTACGGAGGGGCTGACAGGTTCAATTGTGATGGTGGCTGCATACAGCCAGCTGTGATTCAACTTTCATTTTTGATGGGATCTCGAATGATGCAGAGCGGCAGGTAGTCAGGTAGCTGAAAAGCTGTAAGAAGCAACCCATCGGCAGGACTGTCGAACCGAAAGTGGCTGACTGAGTTTGATTCAGATCTGCAAATGATGAGCTGATAAATCTCAAGTGGCTAGCTGATGTCTGCTATAGAGAGGCCTAAGTAACAAGCTGCAAGTTCTCCGCCGCTTTTTAGGGTTGCAGATCTGCAGGTAGCAAGTATATATCTGATATATAGACATGCAAGCAGGTCTGTGACCGATTGTTGCGTAATAATTTGAATATTATACGGTAATCCTGTGAGTTGTCATATAGCATTTTTAGGAAACAGCAATTTGGCCCATATGAACCCTTCTAGATCAGCTGAGATGAACTACAAAGACCCGAACGGGTTGAGCTAGAGACTGAACTATTGAATTATATTGATAGCTCCACATGCTATCACGTAGCTGATATGCAGCAAGACGTCAGGATCTACATAACCTTTGCAAACCTATTGGTAACAACATTGCCGTAGTTTTATTCTGTACACAGTTTACGCTTGTTGAGGTGTAAATACTATGATGGGTAGAGATGAGCTGTTGAGTATGCAAATGTACCTTTGTATGCTGACTTTCGAAAATATTGCCATGCCTTACTTCCAGGGTTTCAACAGACGAAGACTCTTGTATATAAAGCCGGCCTGGCCCCTACTTGAAATGTTACTAGAATACTCAGCTTATCGTTGCAATTCTCTAAGAAATTACAATCTCCAAGTAACATTCAAAATTCTATCAACAACTGTGGAAGATAGACCAGATGGATTCCTTTGACCGCCTCAATCATCTCACTCAGCCTGCAGTTGAGAATCTTCCCCAGCTGCAACAGCCTGCCGCTGTTCACACTCGCTATGCCGTCAAGAGTGAGGATGAAGCTTCCGTTGACGCATCCAGCGCGACTGTGCAGACTAAGATTTGGTTCAAATCGCCAGTCAGTTTATCCGCTCGCGCATGTATTAGACATTGATGTAACTGATCTCCTTAGCCATTGAGCACCCTGACGCTTCGCATGATTCGTGCGATTAAACTATTTGCAGAGTCACACGATCAAGGATTCGTCTCTGCTTTGGAGCAGGGCAACTGGACCTGGCTCGAGCTAGTCATCCTCGACAGCAAAGACGCAACGTCTCCTAAGAAGGACCGCAATGGCAAGGAGCTTGTTGTCACAAGCCATACCAACAAAGTCGGCTCCAAGGATTACGAGTGGATGCAGGGTGACACGTTTGATACAAGCCGTCACTTTCTGAAGTCGCTCGAGGTAAGTACATGTTCTCTAACGCCTCCTCAGGCTCTGACTGACATGATAACACAGGCTGGAAATGTGATTGCAGTCCGGCTTTGCGCTCGTTTCGCCGGTTGGAAGATCTCTGCGAGGAATGGACACCTCGTTATTGACATTAAAGATGACAATGGTAGGCACAACATCAATACGTCAACTTCATCTTGAACACGTGTTTTAATACGAGATTTCAGACCATTTCCCTATCACCCCGATTTCCATCAATACCAATGATGCGATTCCCCCGCGTCGAAACATTGAAGCCTGGTACGAAGAGGCAAAGACCAACAACAAGATAGCACTTGAGCTATCCTTGTTCATTCGAGCCGTGACGGCCTTCCAGACTCTTCCCCCTGACAACCAACTTTCGTTCTACCGCATCGCTGGCATTCACGGCTATCCCTACAATGTTTCGTGGAACATGGGTGAGGCGCCGATACCACTCAATGCCGCGGATATTAAAGCCCAGAAGCTGGGAAACAAGGGAGGCTTTTACTGCCAGCATAATAATTACTTGTTTCCCACTTGGCACCGCGCGTACATGATGCTATTTGAGGTATCTACAACCCCATTCACACATCCAAGACTACGAAACTGATGCTGTATTTAGCGACGAGTCAGTGACCTCatgatggaagaagctgtgaACCGTGGCAATGGAAACAAGGAATGGGTTTCTGCGGCAAAGCGCTGGCGCTTGCCCTACTGGGACTGGGCTCTGAAACCAAGTCTTCCCGACCTGGCCCGGAATGAAAAGATTTCCATTATCAGCTCTTGGGACGGCGAAGGCGAACCTCAGTATGAAAGCGTGGAGAATCCCATGTATCGATTCCAGATGCCTGGTCACAAGCCCATGGGCGACGATACATATGGCGACTATCGCATCGACAACAAAGAAGACACCCCAGTAAGTATCAACTAGCCGAAAGGCCTGCAGACTTCTCACAATCATGCTAACGAACGATCAGTGGGAACTGTGTATCGGTACCAGCCGTCATGGCATCACACTCCGTGACAAAGAACGAAAGTGGGTTGAGGGAGTATCCAACAACGAGCAAGTGGACTTGTCCCTGCAGGGTGTTCACGAAGACTTGAACAACCTAACGCTCAAGGACGCCGTGTTTCGACTGCTTACGCATGATTATACCACCAAATACGTGCATTTTGCTTCTACCAAGCATGACGAGGAAAAGCTGGAGAAAGCACCGGGAGACACTGCTAAAGGATACCTCAACCTCGAGTAGATTCACAACAGTGTCCACGTAAGTTTCTTTTGTGTTTTAACTTGTTGTGTCATCCAAATTTGAGGTGTTTGAACAATGTGACTGATCTATTGGTAGGACTTCATTGGTGGCGGTACAGATCGTGCTGGTATGGGCCATATGGGCTCTGTACCAGTGGCCGCATTCGACCCCATTTTCTGGCTGCATCATTGTAACATTGACAGACTCCTTCATTTGTGGCAATGCTCCAATCCAGGTAACTGGTTCCACCAGAAACCGGGGCAGGTAGTTTCCGACAGCCCTCAGAAAGACCTTGTTCCCTTCCATGCTTCAACTGAACCCGATGACTTCTTCAATTCCAACAAGGTTCGCCATGTTGATGCGCTAAACTATACCTATGATTACATGGACCAGATCACTGATGAGTTTGGAGACATGATCCCGGCCAAGAGTCACATTTACATCAACAATCTGTACGGGCCCCCAGCTCCGGCCTTCCAACATCGCGAAGAGTCAAAGGACCCTCTCATCAATATCGTCTATAACCGGTATGTTGTGAACACTTCTCAAAATGATCATTATTTTTCAAAATCTAACATTCCGGTTTTCTTCTCCAACTAGGTATTGCTTGGACGGCAAATCATACAccttgctcttcttccttgGCGAGGTTGACCGCGAAACGCCATACAACCAGCAGAAGAGTCTTGTCGGCAGTATCTTCACATTCAGCACTACCCTTAAAGAGGACACTGTTACATGCAAGAACTGCTATGAACAGAAGCGTGCCAATGTCTTGTCTCGTGCCCAAATCCCGCTCACGCGTGCTGTGCCCATCGAGCACCGTGAGACATCAGCAAAGGCCATGAGCTATTTCCAGGAGAATCTTAAATGGACTGCCATTAATGAGGCTGGTAGGGTCATTGCCAGGGAAAGGTTGACAGACCTGAAGATCACACTGTTCATTGGAGTCAACCAGCTTCAAGGCAGTTTGGGCAGAGAGTCATTGTTCAAGTTTGATGATTACAAGGAACAGGAGTTCAACTGGGAGAGTGCTTATAGTGGGTAGTAAATCATTGACCTGGTAGCCTTTGGTTTGATAGTCTATCTTTTCTACATCGACTAGATCTCTAAATCTACTACttgtttgttttctttctcaTGTTTAAAAGCCCGCCTTGTTGCTTCGCGATTCGTGCCTCGCTATTCGCGTATCGCGGCTGATGGGTCTTCTCTGTAGCCAGGTCCCAGGGtgtcagaaaaattggccgctagaagcataagggacgaaattagcaggtcagcttatgctctttagactatagctcttaggcTGTTTGTTTATCTACCCTAAGCCCGaggaggccaacttttctgctacccgtAGGTACCTCAATGCAAAGTAAGCCGCCTTGCCAAGAAAAATCATTCACAAATACTTGGCAAATTCCAATTTCTCCCGAACGAGTAACAGCCGAGGTCTGAGGCAGATCGTGGGGCTTTCCGATCGTGACATACTCGTTTGGGTTACAAACGGCGACCGCAGTTTTACTCGCGGAATAATTGTAGTTTGTCGTTTATTATTTTGAAAGGATTCAACCTAGTTCATCACTTGTAACCAGTTTAGGAGCGTCGGGTATGAGATTGTGATTTGCACTGGGTGTCAGCTAAACAAACACTGTTGTCTCTGCTGATGCCTCTGCCTGTCAGACCAAGTGTATCTTCTACTAAACTTACAGGGGTATCATTTTCATCGTAAGGGCTAGTCTGATGTGTCTGCTTACTCCGCCACCCATTGTCGGGTTTCTTCTCCGCTGTTTTGCTCCGTGGAAACATTCTTATGTCGCGGCAAAGACCCATATTCAGTTAAATCCTGGCCCTCATTCAATTGTTTTGATCGAATTCTCGGAATCTTGCACTAATATTTGGTTCAACCACTGTTCTTTTACGTAAACAAGTCCTCTCAATAGTACGATATCTTCCACTATGCCTCAGGGTAAGAGCCCAAACTTTCTAGGAGTAATGAGCTCCGAAGCCAGCAAAGTAAGTGTGATCGGACATCTTACGTCAATGGGGAAACCACTTGAACTAACGAGTGACACAGAGTCGGCGCGAGCGAAACAGAGAGGCCCAACAGCAGTTCCGAAAGCGAAGACAAGTTGCTGAAGCGGCTCGCACGCAGCGGCTGAAGCACCTAGAAGGTATCATAGAGAAAATGAGCACTGTGATAGTATCCTTCACCGACAAGATGTTGCACGAGGACGTTTTGAAGCAATATCCATTATTGGCCGCCAATGCTCAAGAGGTCATCACCCACGTACTTGCACTAGCCCAAGAAGCAGGAGATCCTGAAGAGGGTAACATGGCTGAATCAGCTTCACCCAATAGTAGAGATGGTTTCTCTGCGACACAAGACTCGGGGTTCTCTGACCTAGCCTTTCATTCGAGTCCTATGCAGACCGATATGATGAACATTGATCAACAGAACACCACGTTGATGACACACCCTTCGTCACGATATCCCCGCACCATGGGTGATTCAACAATTGCATATACGAATTTCCAAGACCCTACACTGTCGGAACTTCCGTATCTACCACCATCAACGCTGCTACCATCGCTCGGTCCTGTCCCATGGAACAATTCCAAGCCTCTTTCGCCTACATCGTTTACGTATAGACTTACTCACTCGTGTTTTAACGTGggtctcctccttcttaaaAAGTCCCAAGGCTCACCGTTTGCTCTCCCAGACGAGACCCGAGTATTCGGCACAACACTACGACAGGACGAGCGAGAGGCGATGATAAGAAAACTCAGGTGGATCATGGGTATTGGATCGCAAGATATAAAGCTGGCTTCGCTCTTGCCATGGGGAGGGCGATACCGCGGGCAAGACTTTGCAGGAGATGATCTCACTAGCACTTGCAAGACTACAGACAGAACAGCATTGCAGTTTCTTAGCGCTGCTGGTATCGAACAACAGTTGGGCAGATTGGATGCCCGAGTTGTAGCTCAAGATACCCTTGAGTTGGATCTGGGCGGAGCTATGGGTGACGATGAACAGAGACCGTTACAACCAGACAGCTGGAGCTTTGTCAACTTCTTCCCACCTGATATCCTCGAACAAAAGGGAAAGTGTATCAAGATGAGGGTAAGCCTAAATTCTCTGCTAGAGAACCTATGCAGCATTAGTGTGTGTTTGGCGATGGGGCCTGGGTTTCCACGGAGAGAGTTCAAAAGGGCTATCATGGACTCAAGGATCAAGGAGTTTGGTGCTCTCCCAGGTATGATTTGTGTTTAATGCAGTAGCAACCTATAGACTTTGTATTTATTTGTGTAATTAATTTAGTATAACTGCCCTATTAAACAATGTCGTGTTGCCGAGATACGTACCTATGTAGATTCTATTTCGCAAAAACAGGATGACCCTTGTTACCTAGCGGTATCTAACGCCTGGATCGACGCGGGTGTACCCGGTGCTACCACCTTCTTCCTTATATCCTCCCCCCTGTATTAGCCCGTCGCTATTTCCTGCATTGTTGAGCACCATCTCCAATCTTCCACCGTCTCCAACTACTCTTACTGTCGCAGAAGTGCTCCATGTTTGTGAGCTATCGACTCCACCACCAACATTTCCCAGATCATGCTTCTCAGAGCGTAAAGCCAGCACAAGAACCTGCCCAAAACTCGCCCAGCAAGAACTCAGCCACCGATGTCGGAAGAATATAATAATGAAAGCATGGACAAGAACAATGGCCACATGTAATAGTAGAATCCCAAGTGCTAGAGGGATAGTGTTACTACTCTCAATACTGTAGCCGTAACCGCCCAAGAAGAGGTTTTGTTCGACGATATAATCACTCGGTCCAGGAGGATTTCCGTCATCACCATCTGGAGGGCGGAGTCCCTTTCGATCATAAAAGTCCGGGCCCATCCGTGACAGGATATCAGCCAGATGCACACCTAATGCTAATTGAAGAAATGTCTTAGACTCTTCGGCGGTTGCGTAGGAGATGCGACTCCGAATATCGTTGGTGATATCAATGGCATTATCCCAAATCGAACCCTGTTCGGCAACGACCTGACCAGTCTCGTTTCTTCGACGACCAACTGCGTCCAGCCACTCTGTATGCATCTTGATGGGCTCGTATTCGGTTGCAGAATTGCCGAGTAGATTGTAAATGTCGAACAAGGAGTGGTCGAACTGACTCTGTACAAGGTCAGATTTCCCACGTTCAACCCAGAAATCTACTTCTGCCCACCGAGCATAGACACGACAGAAATAAATTCCCAGGCTCGTTTCAGTACGATCCGAGTACTCATATGTTTTGAAAGTGCCGTTGTCGAAATACTCTGGTACTTCTGCCAAGAGTAGAAAATTAGCACTGACCAATTTGTTGGCTTTGTCGGACGGCGCCCATGCCCGATGTCTGACATCAGGAAACTTGTTCTTCGGCATTTTTCGGGCCCTGGTAACCAAATCCTTGAATTGGGGATCGTCCTCAAAAGTCATGGTTACCTCGTCCGTGGACATAGCCGACGGAAAGCTGAAATATGACTCGGAGCCACTTGTCTGGTTCCATGCGCATTCCACAGCCACAAGAGGCTGCTTCCACTttcttggagaaggtgaTTTTAGAGTCCTCCAGTAAGACTTGATGAGAAGATCCTTTGGCTCCTCATCACGAGTGTCCCAGACGCTTCGAGCCTTTACAGACAGAGTGTCCATTGGCGTTGTGGCAACCGCAAGGTCGAGCTCAGCACCAGGTACAGCTTGGGTTAATGAAATAACTCGATTCGAGGCAAATAAGCTTTCGTAGTTTGTATATGTGATGTTGGATAGTCGCGGAAGATTAATCTCCCTGTTGGCTGAAGGTATGTCTGAGAGTATGGGTGGAAGAGATGACTCAGGGAGGTAGAGACTGGAGTTAGATTCCGGTTGTATGAGATACCGATCGGTTTTTGTCTTGCCTAGATCGTTCGGGTAGATGTCGGATTTAAAATAGGAATTGTGTTTAAGATCATCATCGGGTGTATAAAATACTTGCCACCACCCTTCTCGAGGGATCATGACAATGGCTGATAGTGGAGCAGCCGCAATGGAAAGCAAAACTGtaacgatgatgacgatacCGGTGGTCCAAGATGGCGTCTTCTTAGGCTTGACGCCTGGTTGTACAAGGCAAGCCCACAACTCCCAGCTGAAGAAATACTGGAGCGGTGATCCAAGTTGAAATGGTGATGATAGAAGACCCAGTGGAACGCCCTCATCCTCGCAAAGGAGACTGTAGCAAATTCGTTGCAACAAGATATCAGTCAAAGACACCAAGATCAATATCTCATGAGCCTTGGCTGCAAATTGCAAGAAGTTCAATTGCT carries:
- a CDS encoding hypothetical protein (TransMembrane:5 (o103-122i143-165o185-203i215-236o663-685i)) → MPRDFGLDLSEVELDHLKQDVSQKSWYSSKHDGKYSPIGGDDDNIVTPSIPDHATKGPTQSTESLIKDSSNTKKQSYWKSFKGPESPKKVCENGIWAVIRHLALFHIPPIGITLALLGLYVHKIRWGDLTEEQLNFLQFAAKAHEILILVSLTDILLQRICYSLLCEDEGVPLGLLSSPFQLGSPLQYFFSWELWACLVQPGVKPKKTPSWTTGIVIIVTVLLSIAAAPLSAIVMIPREGWWQVFYTPDDDLKHNSYFKSDIYPNDLGKTKTDRYLIQPESNSSLYLPESSLPPILSDIPSANREINLPRLSNITYTNYESLFASNRVISLTQAVPGAELDLAVATTPMDTLSVKARSVWDTRDEEPKDLLIKSYWRTLKSPSPRKWKQPLVAVECAWNQTSGSESYFSFPSAMSTDEVTMTFEDDPQFKDLVTRARKMPKNKFPDVRHRAWAPSDKANKLVSANFLLLAEVPEYFDNGTFKTYEYSDRTETSLGIYFCRVYARWAEVDFWVERGKSDLVQSQFDHSLFDIYNLLGNSATEYEPIKMHTEWLDAVGRRRNETGQVVAEQGSIWDNAIDITNDIRSRISYATAEESKTFLQLALGVHLADILSRMGPDFYDRKGLRPPDGDDGNPPGPSDYIVEQNLFLGGYGYSIESSNTIPLALGILLLHVAIVLVHAFIIIFFRHRWLSSCWASFGQVLVLALRSEKHDLGNVGGGVDSSQTWSTSATVRVVGDGGRLEMVLNNAGNSDGLIQGGGYKEEGGSTGYTRVDPGVRYR
- a CDS encoding hypothetical protein (TransMembrane:1 (i212-232o)), whose protein sequence is MSNFETPSSALQASAEKYPNRAVLKIPNQSPEGLVFKDVTFTQFRKDVELSARYWKNRISQVGAKDRAVVGVWLKGYSYSDAVHIWGLSWAGYIPQLISLRMTDPTVVYELLETGQAVALVYEPDFELMLQNAPLPIFPRGDDCLEGSLEELSPGAPWQPAKPDDVLFIYHTSGSTSGIPKLVPDTAKWVDHIIRKSGTWEARCNMSRERMISLQIGSFCHMAASFILWFAVREGSCVILPSVFPQPISEIKYFLDEHGLSNLCLFPPFMSAIIRQARKDPSLLASLKKADCVGSGGLDPDPADVAWGRSQGLHMPNILGSTELGMPMQSDARENTDYLLLLSGSKYEFIPIGDSLESGEPLLELVCLPESPDCPVPSLCATDGKFYSGDLFIEPSPGKYLCKGRNDNWIKMKSALRCDTASIEFNVMETCGDDLVNAVVVVGVGRPCPTIMVEPKSNSIMNPREVDDSDSVEKLKREILKRIEPFHKRRYEHERVGDTRYIIVVPQGSLPRTITKGNVRRKEVEKMYVSTLDTLYAV